AATATTTGGGATACGTGAAAATAGCACTGCAGAAATCATATCAAGAGTTGGACCTACAGAAATGGGATGaaagcaaaacaaaaaaaaaaaaaaaaaaaaggcggaAGGAAATAAATAACGCGGTGCGCGTTACTCACTCGAGTGTTGGTTTAAAACTTACAGCTGCCAAATTCCGCGAATCAACGGAGGCATACGGCTATAATTAATAACAAGAAAACTCTGCTTAACGTCGAGTAGCCTCTCCGTTTCGCTCTGGAGATTATCTGGCCACATTcccaaaacaaaaaaaaagaaacaaaaaataataaataaaaaaaaatgtataatttggaAATGTTTAAATCttctcgtttgaaaaaaaatatcccacTACCGACGTTCAGGATGATAAATAAACTATGCTCATGAGTCAAAGTAAAGATTTGCTAGAACTTGACGTTGCACAGCCCTCATAGATACGTTATACGATAGAGTATAGATTGACAGTAATCAGAGAAGGTATCGTCGTATCACTCCGGTTAACTGAGGTGAGACATTGGTCTCGTATTTTTTAACAACCTATTAAAAGCTAAGGAGCTCACTCTCGGATCTATAAACTAACCTGAAGCGTTATCAGATTGGCCCACTTTAACACCGGCACAGGGAAAGTAAATTTATGTATCCTGCAGTTGCCCTCAAGAAGAACCGGGGGTCCCCCCGGCACGAGTGGCCAATATCCAGGGAACCTACTTTATTATACCAAGCCGCCATGGAGTTACCTCAAGTAAACGAAACCATTTACGGCGAGGAACGAAACGCGGGGGGATGATGAAGGGGCCATAGGAGGGGTAGGGGGAGGGTGGCGCGGTCTAAATATAATCTCCCTAGATTCCAGATTATTAAACGTGGGCGTTGCCTCTCCAAAGCCAACGCGGAGGAGGGCCAGGGAAACAGGTGTAGcgtatttatattaaaaatcgcCCGTGCGTCATCCGACCTCGTGTCTAATAGATCCTGGGACAGACTCGACTCGTgaatacttttctttttctatctcAAACTAATCATACCTGCGGTCTACGAATTCCCGTCGCGATGCCCGACGTCAGCTGCGATAGCAACAAGTGATTGACACTGGTCCAACTTATGTGCTCGcccactttcggaactttggtATTTGATCATGACCACTGATGAAGCACTGAGTGGTCGGGACTCGCGAAGGTGTTGCACGGTTTACAGTTTAGaggtgtttgaaattttttgaagagGGGTTTTGACTAACGGTGAATGGCTCTATCCCGACAGGACGTCGCTGACAGACTACAGTCAGAAGAGGAAGCCAGGAACCAGCTCTTCCAGAACAAGAAGAAACTGGAACAGGAGGTGTCCGGGCTGAAGAAGGATATCGAAGACTTGGAATTGACAGTACAAAAGTCCGAGCAGGACAAGGCGACCAAGGACCACCAGATCCGCAATCTCAACGACGAGATTGCACACCAGGATGAGCTTATCAACAAGCTCAACAAGGAGAAGAAGAACCAGGGTGAGGTCAACCAGAAGACTGCTGAGGAACTCCAGGCTGCTGAAGACAAGGTCAACCACCTCAACAAGGTGAAGGCCAAGCTTGAACAGACCCTGGATGAACTCGAAGACTCTCTGGAACGCGAGAAGAAACTCCGGTAAGTCGATATTCAACTATTCTCCAACTTATAGTTAACCGAAATGCGAACTTTTCACTTTCAACGTCTACCTCGCACCTTGCAGCGGAGACGTAGAAAAGACCAAGAGGAAGGTTGAGGGAGACCTGAAACTCACCCAGGAGGCTGTTGCCGACCTTGAGAGGAACAAGAAGGAACTTGAACAGACCATCCAGCGTAAGGACAAGGAACTTTCATCCCTGACCGCCAAGCTCGAGGACGAACAGTCCCTTGTTGGCAAGCTCCAGAAACAGATCAAGGAGCTCCAGGCCCGCATTGAGGAGCTCGAAGAAGAGGTAAGTGGCGGAGTGGGACCATCAACGAATCTGAACCGACATTTTCATCCGGGGAATCAATTGTTATGTGCCTACCTGTTAACAGGTTGAAGCCGAGCGACAAGCTCGCGCCAAGGCTGAGAAGCAACGCAGCGACTTGGCCCGCGAGCTTGAAGAGCTTGGCGAACGCCTCGAGGAAGCTGGTGGTGCCACATCCGCTCAGATCGAGCTCAACAAGAAGCGCGAGGCCGAGCTGAGCAAACTCCGCAGGGACCTCGAGGAGGCCAACATCCAGCACGAGGGATCATTGGCCAACCTTCGCAAGAAGCACAATGACGCCGTAGCCGAGATGGGAGAACAGATCGACACTCTCAACAAGCTGAAGGCTAGGTGAGTGCTTTGCATCCTGATGACAGATTGGGGGGTGAGGTATTGCATTGCGTACCAAACCGCGATTTAGAGTAATATCTAATATCCGTTGGACATAGTTTTGAAGCtatgttgtaaattttgttaaaaatttctgaccAGGGCCGATAAGGGCCGTGCCGATATACACCAAGAGTTGAACAACGCTCGCGGAGCCATCGATCTAGTAGCAAGGGAGAAGGTAGACTGAAAATGTCCCCCGGTCCCTGAATACCATTTGTCTGTTTTACCCTTAATCTTACGTCGTCACTATCAGCATGGAAGCACACAATCCTGTCATCTATTGTTCGGTCGTGAATTGAATCAATGAAGCTCGACAAGTGAATAATACGATTTTCAGTTTCCACAAAAAACTTCAATGTATCGCCTTGCGCTCATTGATTGCGGTTAATCTGTTTCTAACGTTTTTCGTCGTTTCCATTCCATGTCACACAAAACAGGGCCGAGAAAGAGAAGGTGCAGTACTTCAGCGAGCTGAACGATCTTCGCGCTGGAGTCGACCATCTTACAAACGAGAAGGTAACCCCGAATGATCCGATCCTTCCGCACCGCAACTAACGCTATTTAGGGGGATCCGAACTCTGAAACTTGAGCCAATGAACAAGGGACAACGTAGGAGACATCACATTGGCTGTGAATGTTCTTTGTGACGTGACGTGATCCCCAAAATGCTTGCTTCCGCTCgtttattattacaaaacTTTTGGTGGCTGAAGTCAACTTGGCGGTGGTGATGGATTGCACACTTTTAAAATCGTACCGTTTTATGTGCAATCATTATCAACACCAGATCCAAGTTTGCTTGGCCTTCGATACCAGGTTCGCGTCTTACTAATGGCgtaaaatgattatttaaacAGGCTGCTCAGGAGAAGATCGCGAAGCAGCTTCAACACCAGCTGAACGAAACCCAGGGCAAACTTGAGGAGACCAACCGCACCTTGAACGACTTTGACGCCGCAAAGAAGAAGCTGTCGATTGAGAACAGCGACCTGCTCCGTCAACTGGAGGAGGCTGAATCCCAGGTTAGCCAGCTGTCAAAGATCAAGATCTCGCTGACTACCCAGCTCGAAGACACGAAGAGACTCGCCGACGAAGAGTCCCGCGAGCGTGCCACCCTCCTTGGCAAATTCCGCAATCTGGAACACGACCTGGACAACATCCGCGAacaggtggaggaggaggccGAAGGCAAGGCCGACATCCAGAGGCAGTTGAGCAAGGCGAACGCAGAGGCTCAGCTGTGGCGCACAAAGTACGAGTCCGAGGGTGTCGCCAGGGCCGAGGAACTCGAGGAAGCCAAGCGCAAGCTCCAGGCTCGCCTCGCCGAAGCCGAGGAGACGATCGAATCCCTCAACCAGAAGGTCATCGCCCTCGAGAAGACCAAGCAGCGTCTTGCGACCGAAGTCGAGGACCTCCAACTGGAGGTCGACCGTGCGACGGCGATCGCAAACGCCGCggagaagaagcagaaggcCTTCGACAAGATCATTGGAGAATGGAAACTCAAGGTGGACGACCTTGCCGCCGAGCTGGACGCCAGCCAAAAGGAGTGCCGCAACTACAGCACGGAACTCTTCAGGCTCAAGGGTGCCTACGAGGAGGGACAGGAACAGCTGGAGGCTGTCCGCCGCGAGAACAAGAACCTCGCCGACGAGGTCAAGGACCTCCTCGACCAGATTGGAGAGGGTGGACGCAACATCCACGAGATCGAGAAGGCAAGGAAGCGCCTGGAGGCTGAGAAGGACGAACTTCAAGCCGCCCTTGAGGAGGCTGAAGCTGCCCTTGAACaggaggagaacaaggtgCTCCGCAGCCAGCTTGAACTTAGCCAGGTCAGGCAGGAGATCGACCGCCGTATCcaggagaaggaggaagagtTCGAGAACACCAGAAAGAACCACCAGCGCGCTCTCGACTCCATGCAGGCGTCCCTCGAAGCCGAAGCCAAGGGCAAGGCTGAGGCGCTTCGCATGAAGAAGAAGCTTGAGGCTGACATCAACGAGCTTGAGATCGCCCTTGACCATGCGAACAAGGCCAACGCCGAGGCGCAGAAGAACATCAAGAGATACCAGCAGCAGTTGAAGGACGTTCAGACCGCCCTTGAAGAGGAACAGCGTGCCCGTGACGACGCCAGGGAGCTCCTTGGAATCTCGGAGCGTCGTGCAAACGCTCTGCAAAACGAACTCGAGGAGAGCCGCACCCTCCTTGAGCAGGCTGACCGCGGACGTCGCCAGGCCGAACAGGAACTTGGAGACGCCCACGAACAGTTGAACGAGCTCGGCGCACAGAACGCCTCAATTTCCGCCGCCAAGAGGAAACTCGAGAGTGAACTCCAGACCCTGCACGTGAGTAACATTCCGACCGTTTTTAGCCTTTTGTATGGTGATTATCAGCGTTAGAAATTTCACACTGTCCACGTTTACTTGTAGTCCGACCTTGACGAGCTTCTCAACGAAGCCAAGAACTCCGAGGAGAAGGCCAAGAAGGCAATGGTAGACGCGGCAAGACTCGCCGACGAACTCAGGGCCGAACAAGACCACGCTCAGACCCAAGAGAAACTACGCAAGGCACTTGAGACCCAGATCAAGGAACTCCAGGTCCGTCTTGACGAAGCCGAGGCCAACGCCCTTAAGGGAGGAAAGAAGGCGATCCAGAAACTGGAACAGCGAGTCCGCGAACTGGAGAACGAACTTGACGGAGAACAGAGGAGGCACGCCGACGCCCAGAAGAACCTGCGCAAGTCCGAGCGCCGCATCAAGGAGCTCAGCTTCCAGGTGAGTTCGATATTGACAGTTTGGATAAGTCGGTCGATCAGAAATATTCAAAAGCAAAATTCGATTGGGTTCTTTTGTTAACGCGCGTCTACTTGTTTCACGCAGGCCGACGAGGACCGCAAGAACCACGAGCGCATGCAAGACCTGGTCGACAAACTGCAGCAGAAGATCAAGACGTACAAGAGGCAGATCGAGGAGGCCGAGGAAATCGCAGCCCTCAACCTTGCCAAGTTCCGCAAGGCACAACAGGAGCTCGAAGAAGCCGAGGAAAGAGCAGACCTTGCCGAGCAGGCCATCGCCAAGTTCCGTACCAAGGGACGCGGAGGAAGCGCAGCCCGTGGTCTCAGCCCAGCGGTAAGATAAAAGTATTTACCTAGCATATCTCCTATGCCCGTTCGCGTGAAAAGGACGAAGGaagtaaaagaaattaatgaataatcgtcaacgtgataaaaaaaaaagccaaaCGAACCTTGAGTCACTTTTATGTAAAGAGATTATTCCATTCTATGCCCGAATTTAGCCCCAGAAGGGTCGCAAGTTAGCAGCCCTGGAGTAGCCAGTCGCCGCTACCCCCAGTAAGTCCGAAAATGACCCAAATGTGTGCAGCGTGATTTCGTGCCCATAatagtttagtttttttttttttttccattattatttctctctctttttctcatttcatctCTCCACTCACTGTCCCAGCAGTAAATTATTGTACAGCTATCTACATTTATCTCATCCTGATTATATACCCACTCCCACTGACGTTCGCGGTCAGATAATTGAGAAATCGTGCACATCTAAACGTGTATCGAtgcggaaaaataaatatcacctaacgagaggggaaaaaaaaacaaggaaagaAATGGAAAGCACATCACAGCGTGTAAACCCTGACCTCGTATTTGTATCTAAATCAGCTAAGTAGCCCAAAGCTCAATTAATATAGTTATATTCGTAATAATTCGCTCTCACAATATTGCACTCAAAGCAAAGGAGAATCACTCACCTATTTATGCATAATAAACAGTTTTAGCGGCGCTCAGTCATCCCTGTAAGACCCCAATACAGAAGGACAGGCTCCAGTTTGGTCATGCATCGCGACAAGCTCCCAATAATATCACTTAATCACCGTATTTAATCACTACACTGCACTATATCACAAAAACGCAAACGAAAAAGTGGATGAAAACAACTTTAGTCAGAAGAATCCGAACACTGGGAATGTCGTACAGCCGCACAGTAAACAAATACATGTTACGATAATTCAAGCCAGCCGCTATTCGTGATAACAATCGTCGCAACGGACTTGAATTTCGGCTCGGACATACCGCAGAGACGAAGACGATCCCCCAACTTCTGCACTCGTACTACGGAATTTGGTAGATCTTCTCAGCGTCACTTTATATGAATAAGCGTAGGAAGATTGTAGTAGTGCGGGTTTGGCGACATCTCGCGGCGTAAGTCAGAGTCGAGATCCGAGTCCCTGCAATTTCTAATATTCATACAGCTTAAAAACATCACGATATTGTCTACATATTCCAGATCTCTCTTTTaactgtttgttttttatttattattttacagcCACACAGACCCATGCAGCGACCCATGTTCGACGGTTCTGCGTTCCCGCCACGCTTCGACCTTCAGCCCGACGGTGAGCTGTAAGCCAAGAAAAAAACGCGAATCCCATCAAATCTTTCCCTTTCCTATACCACtgtaagaacaaaaaaaaacaaacatactaaaaaaaaataaaaaataccccACCTCTCGCCTCATCACGAAACACACCGCCGTcctatataaaatatatatctcATAATACGccaaatattcatatatatatgtaccaaAGTAACATGAAACATTCAttgagataataataataatgttaacaAGTAACTTATAACGATGATAATCGCGTCACCATAAGAAGCAAGAAGACATCACGACGATCGTTCGCGAgcttatgtatatatatatatacacatatatatatatatatacgtcaTGTCATATCATATACACGATATTACGATATgtagtaaaataattattgaaagagatacgtacacacacatatacatacatgcgaCGAGTGCAGTAACACCCACCGTGTGTAAATGAGGAAGAGGTGTTCGAACAGCAGTGTGACACCGCCGTAACGAGGATATAAgatcaaaataaataacgaaagaaagaataagattgtaaaaaaaacaagaaagaacaacaagcaaaataaataaataaataaatgaaatgaataacgaACAAGATCGAGAAcatcacaataataataatattgtatatcCTATATAaagtaatttaatttataaaacgaaatatgtatttattaaaataaataagcaaataaataaatataagaacTGAATTGAAATCACGAGCACACCTCTTCTACCCGTGTAACACATATACTAtctacctatatatatatatgtaagatGTGTAATTTATTGTGTAGCCTAGATACACGTgcattgtatatgtatatacatatcccCCAAGAACGATCAACTATTACTACGTCTTTTTGCTCAAAAGTGTGATGCATGAACGGCCGAGGCGGGgcttttcattaattttcatctcgCAAACGTATATAAGCGCATATACGATTCTCATGCATTATACACACAaaacgacaaataaaaaaaaaaaaaaaaaaaaaaaaacaattttttctaataaaatcgTACGTCAGAATAAAACACGCGTCATTTGACTATAATGAACACGTATTGtcaattatattgtattatattatataaagtgataataataattactcaaaatatacataaacaaATCTTGTGATTACTTCGGTTAAGGTCAAGACCCTTGTTCATATATAACTGATACCGTGGAACGaactacatacatatataacagCGTTACGAAAATTAATGATAACGACAAACGCTAAAATTCTGTACGATATGGAAAGATAATCGGTCGTCGCCTCGTTTATCTTGTGCTTTCTATTTTGTTTGGTTGAATGTTCTCCAGCTGCTTGAAAAAGCCCCACCACATTTTCCATATCGGCCAAGTCTCGGTGCTGACTCCGAACTCCTTGCAGGTTTGCTCAAAGGCCGGTTGACACAGGTGAAGGTAGGTATGGTCGATAGTTGGAAGAAGATGATGCAGAGTATGGGAGCCGAAATTGGTCAGAACGAGGAAAGTCGACGCCTCGATCTCCAGGCGATCGCGAACCGTGTCCACCTGGGCTAGACCAAAGTCCATATCCTTACGACGAACGTCACCGTCGTGGTAGATTTCCGGATGCTGGTGAGCCGCGTGTAGACCGGCTACCCCGAAGTGGAAACTGGCTAccacgattattttcagaTAGGTAACCAGAGCTGATGACGGTGGTGCCACCAAACACATCAGAGTCGGGATCAGCAACGGCACCGCGTCTCTCAGCTCCGGACCTCCAAACTCCCAAAATATGCTGTAGACTCTGTTTCGATGGGAAGGTGAAATGGAAGAAATATGTAATTTGAACGttgacatattttcaaataggATCGATTGGTATTTCTCATACCTTCTTATTGCATGGAGGAAATAAATGATGCAGTAAACGAGTGGGAAATAGATCCAAGAGAAGTAACGTGTTATCAATGATTTGTCCTTGCGAGGCAGAAGGTAAAATATAGGCTCGTGTATGGTGATCTCCAAGTCGATAATCGTGTTAGTGTAGAGATGGTGGCTGAGAATATGCATGATTCGCCATTCTCTGGATGACATCAGGCTCAAGTCCATGTAGTACATACGGAAGGTGTCCCTCTGGTGTAGGAAGTTGTGGCCCACTATTGCAGTCCACGTTAGAAAAATTCCTgcagagaaagaaaatgtatGGTCTTGTAGATTCTACGTGCTGAAAATAACCCCATGGCTGTAAGATTATCGGTATAACGAAAGTACCCACCACTCGCTACGATCATCAACCACGATGGGGCTATGGCAGCTTTCACGCAAAGAGCTAACGTCACGATGAAGAGAAAGTCAGCAATAAAGTTGGTACTTCGAGCTGACGTGTGAATGTCGACGTCCTTAAGCGCTTCTCTGACGCGTCCTTTGAATTTTCGGTAAAATCCATCAGGCTTAAAAGTCAACGGAGAAGATCTCGGGGTGACAGCGTCCCGGATGTAGAAGTTTGGCAAAAGTTTTTCAGCCAGCAGCGTAATGTGGTGCGCCTACAGCAGAAGGATATTGACGGTTAGTATTGAATGGTTTGGAAACATGATAGGGTTAACTTAAAAGAGACTTAAAGATTACCTCGAACGCCTCCGTGATGTCGGTTCCTTCGGTGAGCGTGAGCCATTCACTACCGCCTGGATGATTTCTTATCCATTTACTGAGATCGTAAAGTTTATCACCGATCCTCCAGAGTCCTTCGGCACCGTCATCCTTCCTCTTTCCTTCTAACCAACGTGCGCCTGTTTTCCAGCCGACGTCCCGACCGGTTGGGTACTTGAAACCACCGAAGGTGGTATCACCCCACTTTTTACCAATATTTTCGTCGACCATTTAACTGGCTCCTTTCCAATGACTGGATACTTCCAATGCAAATTGAATTGTGGCACTGATTATTCGCACTCGAACGATTTTGTACGAATCTGCTCACACTCGAATTGGTTAGACGAACCAAACTCTATCGTTGAGCATCAAGTGCGCCCTCGAGTTTAACTGGATAATTACTAAACAGCTTGAAGAATCGGTAAAAAGTATATAAAGCAGGTCTTCGGATCgcgataacaaaaaaatgcCAGTATCTCGCAAATTGGTTATGTGGAAGATATATCAAGCAAGTGTAATCAACAAGGGAGAATGGCGACGGCAAATAATTTTCGATAACTATTAAGTGCAGATGTAAATTATCGAATGTTTTCAACTGCGTGGATAAGTTACTTGTTATGATATGGTTACGATAAACTAATTTTCGTTTATGTAACCCCATCAAAGTATGTCAACCGTATCTAAGAtcaaaggtgaaaaatttgatacgcaatttttatcatctcTTAAAATAAACATAACAAAGTATAATAACAAATTGCGAAACCCTCTATCCAGTTCATACACGTAATATTTACCACtctaaatttttaacgaatcaTCTAACTGGATTAATCGGAGCCTCTCGAACTCGTAAAGCTTTCGTTTACAGAAATGTTAgtaaattttcagattttatttttgcaattattcAATAATCCTCCAATAGCGTTTACTTTAATTTCCAAAATACACAACACGCCAAGGGATACATTGAGTAACAATATTGATTAGATACAGTGGAAAaaggattttaaaaattaagaaagtATCAAGACACGGTTAAATGTTTTTCGATAATCATCGCATGTTCGGTGTATTTTTCGGTTCAACGTTTCCCAACTGCTTGAATTGGCCCTTCAAAAGCTTCCACTGAGTCCAAAGTTCCGTACTGACGCCAAACTCCTTGCAGGTTTGCTCAAAGGCTGGTTGGCATAGGTGAAGATAGGCATGATCCACGGTAGGTAGTAGATGATGCAAAGTGTGAGACCCATAGTGGGTCAGGATAAGAAATATGGAAGGCTCGATCTCGACACGGTCACGGACCGCGTCTAGCTGGGCAAGGCCCCAATCGGTATCCTCGCGACGGGCGTCCCCGTCATGATAGATGTCCGGATGATGATGTGCCGCATTCAATCCAACCAGACTAAAGTGGCAGCTGGCAATAAAGATGACCTTCGCCCAGGTGATAAAAGCGGTCAGCGGAGGTGCGACGAAGCACATCAATGTCGGGATCAGAAAGGGTACCGCGTCTCTTAGCTCGGGTTCGCCAAACTCCCAAAAGACAGAATAGATCCTGTGTGAAAAGGGATAATGAGAATAATCAGACGGGGATCCGAATTAACTTACCGATACCCACCTTTTGATcgcgtgtataaaatatgtcAGACTGTAAACGAGAGGAGAATAGAGCCATGCAAAATTCCGTGGTATCAGTCCTTTATCTTTGCGAGGTAGCAGGTGAAAGATGGGCTCAAACATTATTATCTCCAGGTCAAGGAGCGTATTTGTGTAAAGATGGTGACTTAGAGCGTGAAAGATCCGCCATTCCTTGGAGGACATTGGGCTCAAATCCATGTACCACATGCGGTAGTTGTCCCTCTGATGCATGTAATTGTGCCCCGCATTCAAAGTCCAGGTCAAGAATATTCCTACAGAAGATTAACAGAGACTTTACTTTGTCTTGGGTGAGAAAGAGGGATGAATTCGAATCCAAAATGAATTCCAAACTAATATCAAGGTAACCAATTCGTTACCGCTCGCCACGATTGTGATCCAAGATTGGGTCGCTGCAGCCGTCGTACAGAGGAGTAACGTGGTGGCGAAGAGAAAATCTGCAATAAGATTCGAGGTCTTCGTTGGCCTGTGAAAGTCGACATCCTTTAGGGCTTCCCTGGCACGTTCTTTGAATATTCGATAGAAACCATCGGGCTTGAAGGTGAAAGGACAGGACCTCGGGGCGGTCGCTTCTCGGACGTAGAACTCTGGCAGCAGACGTTCAGCAAGAAGCGTTACATGATGTGCCTGTGACAAGAATGGAATAGATGTAAAAATTGCAAGGTTTGAGAATTCAAGGAACGAACGGAATGTCTCAAGGCCAAAGAACACCTCGAATGCCTCCGTGATGTCGGTCCCCTGGGTGAGCGTTATCCACTCGGAACCGCCCGGATGGTTCCTTGCCCATCCGTCGAGGTCGTAGAGTTTATCACCGATCCGCCATAGTCCTTCGGCTCCATCGTCCAGTCGCTTTCCTTTCAGCCAGCCTGCCCCAGTCTTTAATCCGGCGCCACGTTCACTTGGGTACTTCAACCCCATGAGAGTGCTCTCCATCTTTTTTGCCGTCATTTTCGTTGCTGGTAACGTTGTACTTTGAAtactatttaaaaaatgtaccaGTGTCGAGTCTCGTTGAAAGCCAAACTGTAATGAGGGCAGCTTACAAATTCCTTCACCAAATATTTGCGCGTATTTCGTGACAAACAAGTCAGCTGACGTATACTTGACTGATTGACAATAATGGCCGAacactgaaaatttcaattctttgcGATTTATAAAGCTTCCACTACTACCAACAAAATAGTGGTGTTATTATCACTTGTATGTAGATGCAGCAATCAATAGTTGAAAGGGGAGTCAATAATTGTGACTGTGGTTTCATCAATCATTCTCAGATGATAAGTAGCTGCGTTATTAACTATTATCACGGTTCTCAGTTGTGAACAAGAAATATGTTAAAGAGTCGAAATAAATTGCTGTATATCACATGTCAAAAACTTATCGTTGAAATGACTGTCATCTgtagtttataaaaattgcaaactctGTTCTGTCCTTATTTACGACGTAGTTTCGAGAatggaaacttttttaattgaattagcACCTAGTAAATGTAATTTTACAATTCTGATGTATTCTGTATCGATCGTCTTGACTCCTGCTAAATGTAAGATAGCCTGTTCTATCATGCCGCAACCGACACGTTCCATTCAATCTCCttgcttgaaattttaatgATGTTGGTAATATGTTTGATGGGAATTGCATTACGGTTGCATAAACTGAAATAACTTCTTTGGCAAAACGTCGTGCTTGAAGATAGACGAGCATTGTAGAGGGTCTATGCCACGGGGAAATTTCATGAAACAATCTGTTTTTTATACTGGCATGAAGAAGAGTATTTAAACATCGTTGAAtagttttgttttcatttctatcAGAAATGATAATCACAGAAACTACATGTAATCAAATTTACACATACTATCATATTTTATCCTATTGTATCCGCTTCAACTTTGTTTCAAACGaacaaagataaaaattgagcaaATGGTTTTTCCCTAAACTACCAAGATATGAAGTAGAGAAATTGCATGAAACTTTCCTATTGATCGCAATTTGGATTCGTAACTCACGAATGCACGTTTCTCTAAAAGACCTGTTTACATGTCATGCGTCGTTTCGATTTTATTCTCTTAAGCATATATCAAGGTATAATATGATGAAACATAGATGATTATCTAGTATTGGGCGTCTTCTTCGGCTCGGTGTTTTGTAGCTGCATGAATTGGCCCTTGAAGAGTTTCCACTGAGTCCATAGATCGGTATTAACGCCAAACTCTTTGCAGGTTTGCTCGAAGGCAGGTTCGCAGAGGTGTAAGTAAGAATGATCGACGGTTGGTAGAAGGTGGTGGAGGGTGTGCCATCCGAGGTGGGTCAATACGAGAAAAGGGGAAGACTGGATTTCGACGCCATCCCGGACTGCGTCTATTTGAGCCAGGCCCCAGTCTAAATCCTCGCGATGGACATCTCCATCGTGATAGATGTCAGGGTGATGGTGAGCAGCGTTTACACCGATCAAGCCGAAATGAAAACTGGATATAACGATAACCTTCATCCAAGTAACCAGCGCGAGACTCGGCGGTGCCACTGAACACATCAAGGCTGGGATCAGAAACGGTGTTAAATCCCTGTAATCTAAGGTGCCCCACTCAAAAGCCAGACTGTAGATTCTGTAACGAAGAAAACGTGGTTATTCAGTCAGTATTCGAATTGATTCTGTCATATTTGTGATACTGTCGGATCAG
The Neodiprion fabricii isolate iyNeoFabr1 chromosome 5, iyNeoFabr1.1, whole genome shotgun sequence genome window above contains:
- the LOC124183046 gene encoding myosin heavy chain, muscle isoform X4, translating into MPKPIKQEGEDPDPTPYLFVSLEQKRIDQTKPYDAKKACWVPDEKEGYVLGEIKATKGDVVSVSLPGGETKDFKKDQLQQVNPPKYEKAEDMSNLTYLNDASVLHNLKQRYYHKLIYTYSGLFCVAINPYKRYPVYTQRCAKLYRGKRRSEVPPHIFAISDGAYVNMLTNSENQSMLITGESGAGKTENTKKVIAYFATVGASTKKEDNPNQKKGSLEDQVVQTNPVLEAFGNAKTVRNDNSSRFGKFIRIHFGPSGKLAGADIETYLLEKARVISQQSLERSYHIFYQMMSGSVNGLKQMLLLSNNVRDYHFVSQGKTSIPGLDDGEELLVTDQAFDVLGFTQEEKDNIYKITAAVMHMGGMKFKQRGREEQAEADGTEEGERVAKLLGCDCADLYKNLLKPRIKVGNEFVTQGRNKDQVAYSVGAMSKAMFDRLFKWLVKKCNETLDTKQKRQHFIGVLDIAGFEIFDFNSFEQLCINFTNEKLQQFFNHHMFVLEQEEYKREGIEWSFIDFGMDLLACIELIEKPMGILSILEEESMFPKATDKTFEEKLNNNHLGKSPNFLKPKPPKPGQQAAHFAIGHYAGNVPYNITGWLEKNKDPLNDSVVDQFKKSQNKLLVEIFADHPGQSGGGDAGGGKGGRGKKGGGFSTVSSSYKEQLNNLMTTLRATQPHFVRCIIPNELKQPGLIDSHLVMHQLTCNGVLEGIRICRKGFPNRMVYPDFKLRYKILAPAAVDKVASDPKKAAEAVLDAAALDADQFRLGHTKVFFRAGVLGQMEELRDERLSKIVSWMQAFVRGYLTRKDYKKLQEQRLALQVVQRNLRKYLQLRTWPWWKLWQKVKPLLNATRIEDELAKWEEKATRAQEAFEREEKARKELEALNSKLLSEKTDLLRQLEGEKGSLSEFQEKSIKLAAQKVDLESQLQDVADRLQSEEEARNQLFQNKKKLEQEVSGLKKDIEDLELTVQKSEQDKATKDHQIRNLNDEIAHQDELINKLNKEKKNQGEVNQKTAEELQAAEDKVNHLNKVKAKLEQTLDELEDSLEREKKLRGDVEKTKRKVEGDLKLTQEAVADLERNKKELEQTIQRKDKELSSLTAKLEDEQSLVGKLQKQIKELQARIEELEEEVEAERQARAKAEKQRSDLARELEELGERLEEAGGATSAQIELNKKREAELSKLRRDLEEANIQHEGSLANLRKKHNDAVAEMGEQIDTLNKLKARAEKEKVQYFSELNDLRAGVDHLTNEKAAQEKIAKQLQHQLNETQGKLEETNRTLNDFDAAKKKLSIENSDLLRQLEEAESQVSQLSKIKISLTTQLEDTKRLADEESRERATLLGKFRNLEHDLDNIREQVEEEAEGKADIQRQLSKANAEAQLWRTKYESEGVARAEELEEAKRKLQARLAEAEETIESLNQKVIALEKTKQRLATEVEDLQLEVDRATAIANAAEKKQKAFDKIIGEWKLKVDDLAAELDASQKECRNYSTELFRLKGAYEEGQEQLEAVRRENKNLADEVKDLLDQIGEGGRNIHEIEKARKRLEAEKDELQAALEEAEAALEQEENKVLRSQLELSQVRQEIDRRIQEKEEEFENTRKNHQRALDSMQASLEAEAKGKAEALRMKKKLEADINELEIALDHANKANAEAQKNIKRYQQQLKDVQTALEEEQRARDDARELLGISERRANALQNELEESRTLLEQADRGRRQAEQELGDAHEQLNELGAQNASISAAKRKLESELQTLHSDLDELLNEAKNSEEKAKKAMVDAARLADELRAEQDHAQTQEKLRKALETQIKELQVRLDEAEANALKGGKKAIQKLEQRVRELENELDGEQRRHADAQKNLRKSERRIKELSFQADEDRKNHERMQDLVDKLQQKIKTYKRQIEEAEEIAALNLAKFRKAQQELEEAEERADLAEQAIAKFRTKGRGGSAARGLSPAPHRPMQRPMFDGSAFPPRFDLQPDGEL